In Constrictibacter sp. MBR-5, a single genomic region encodes these proteins:
- a CDS encoding acyl-CoA dehydrogenase family protein gives MNDSDNLIVDTATKLLQDLSTPSIINDAEAGKWPGGLWDALEESGLTLTWVSDELGGAGAEVSDGFAVLKVAGLFTAPVPLAETLLAGWLLGQAGMNVPAGPMTAGPVYADASIDLNGGKLTGSARHLPFARSAKHIALIVRDGGTPKVALVAAADCAIAHGVSLAGEPRDDVSFDGVTPLKVSPAPAGLDETRLAMVGAAMRSVQMAGALQKILDQSVQYATERVQFGRPIGKFQAIQHSLAELAGEVAAAGAAADAAAEAVARGAFDDADVADIATAKIRVGEAASTGSAIAHQVHGAMGFTYEHSLHHATRRLWAWRDEFGNEAQWSIRLGHLVAKRGADDLWPFITGA, from the coding sequence ATGAACGACAGCGACAATCTTATCGTCGATACGGCCACCAAGCTCCTGCAGGACCTGTCCACGCCGAGCATCATCAATGACGCTGAGGCGGGGAAATGGCCCGGGGGGTTGTGGGATGCCCTCGAAGAGTCCGGCCTGACGCTGACCTGGGTCTCCGACGAACTTGGCGGTGCCGGGGCCGAGGTATCGGACGGGTTCGCCGTGCTGAAAGTGGCCGGGCTGTTCACGGCCCCTGTCCCGCTCGCCGAGACGTTGCTCGCCGGGTGGCTGCTCGGCCAGGCCGGAATGAACGTTCCCGCCGGACCGATGACGGCCGGACCTGTCTACGCCGACGCATCGATCGACCTCAACGGCGGCAAGCTGACGGGCAGCGCGCGTCACCTGCCCTTCGCGCGCTCCGCCAAGCACATCGCCCTGATCGTCCGCGACGGCGGCACGCCGAAGGTTGCACTGGTCGCGGCGGCCGACTGCGCGATCGCCCACGGCGTCAGCCTCGCCGGCGAACCGCGCGACGATGTCTCGTTCGACGGGGTGACGCCGCTGAAGGTCTCGCCCGCACCAGCCGGACTGGACGAGACGCGCCTCGCCATGGTCGGTGCCGCCATGCGATCGGTGCAGATGGCCGGTGCCCTGCAGAAAATTCTGGACCAGTCGGTGCAGTACGCGACCGAGCGCGTGCAGTTCGGCCGCCCCATCGGCAAGTTCCAGGCCATCCAGCATTCGCTGGCCGAGTTGGCCGGCGAAGTCGCTGCCGCGGGTGCCGCAGCCGATGCCGCGGCAGAAGCCGTGGCGCGTGGCGCCTTCGACGATGCGGACGTCGCCGACATCGCGACCGCAAAGATCCGGGTGGGCGAAGCCGCGAGCACCGGGTCGGCGATCGCCCATCAGGTGCACGGCGCGATGGGCTTCACCTACGAACACTCGCTGCATCACGCCACCCGCCGGCTTTGGGCATGGCGCGACGAGTTCGGCAACGAGGCACAGTGGTCGATCCGCCTGGGCCACCTGGTGGCGAAGCGCGGCGCCGACGATCTGTGGCCGTTCATTACCGGGGCCTGA
- a CDS encoding cellulose synthase subunit BcsC-related outer membrane protein codes for MSKRVGFGMGLLLTTALVPCAALAGQWTAVSGDVPAATGVDIAQATPRAANWSSVAQAAPSSGGWTNIAQAPAPTPVAVGATGSGPAAAPGQAEPPATGSAAEKVLLERGRYWKSRNRPELAMEAFERLLRSSPTHREGLLELGMLKAEQGDIEGARQLLSRLRAAHPQAGTQITRLEQAVRRGQVSPADVAQARQLAETGQYDRAARQYEQAFRGDPTGPYALEYYQTLAGSPGGFDRARSGLEEIVKSTNDPRARLALARVLTYRESTRREGIKRLEELSRTPAVATDAAAAWRQAVLWLSLDGRDRSYYQAYLNRYPNDRDVQARLSGTRTRTATASAPSGPPPSVRRRMQGFDELNQGDLADAEARFQEALRLNRGDSDALAGLGIVRLRQERFSEASELLGRAVNSSRATRQRYGQAYESARFWAGMEQSEAAMTAGRLDEAERILTGLARGNSSDASEARRALADVLVRQGKDDAAEREYQAVLQRDPNDVQAISGLFNLYVAQNRTDAALALSSRLDRTNVGSAGLGAEGRAEVLRMQAKQYELAGEGDAAFRIYQDAVVSDPSNPWVRLDFARFLARQGERGQAREMVQSMVDAPGTTPAALHAAAIWYDEQEMSTEAIYALDRVPVASQTSAMRDLRYRTYMKAQINRAKAFAEAGLPRESQRILDELYRLPPQTVDKTARVASAMADVGDSRRALAILRPHVSGGNAKPETQLQYVNVLLKSGQEAEAAAWIRSLEQNATMTARERRELAGKSADLAVMQADRAREAGAYADAYDILYPHLAQDPNNVNLLMALGRVYGTAGYTEEARSVYSTALELNPTDLNVIRGAVGAAIASRDHDYATSLLGRALEWYPREPRLYYLVGEVARSEGDMATARKSLETARALREQEIAAATTSMASPAGRVPLPNNPFRTLSPAVPTAGNANPFRPAGAGRNPFSRPQAALPAEAGPQTASSAKPVQIASADPRVDLAYVLPPPPSVSGRTPNTSADPAMPPYLQSQGSYPAAYVPYVPPTGSYGAPAPAARQAQARPPQTYPSPAGDGYVPPFIDPASRVQRQPDNLMSDIQTSLAQIRRETGPSFEGGIRFRGRDGDSGLDRLTDIQAPMKATFSPGAGRLTATLTPTYLNAGNVSSGDLDRFGLNPLLPLLDPGKQDAAGVGVNVGYGIDAFSVDLGVTPLGFDLINPVGGVSFAPMLDQNIGLKFTLEQRAVTDSLLSYAGAEDARTEDLTWGGVTRRGGRVELNYDDGAVGAYVNGAYYKLQGEDTETNDMFEMNLGAYYRFIQRRDEELKVGGSLSYFTYDKNLRYFTMGHGGYFSPQSYVSFSVPAEYIARRDRVTYMIGGAIGIQDWEEDATPVFPHDSGAQAALEDRARTDASAITTYAAEDDTGIGLNVRGQIEYEVNRQTSIGAAASMDSAADWFEATGLIYLRHTLGGDR; via the coding sequence ATGAGTAAGCGTGTCGGTTTCGGTATGGGGTTGTTGCTGACCACGGCGTTGGTCCCCTGCGCCGCCCTTGCAGGGCAGTGGACGGCGGTGAGCGGGGACGTACCCGCCGCCACCGGCGTCGACATCGCCCAGGCGACGCCACGCGCCGCGAACTGGAGCAGCGTCGCCCAGGCCGCGCCGTCGTCCGGTGGCTGGACGAACATCGCCCAGGCTCCGGCGCCGACGCCGGTAGCGGTCGGGGCTACGGGCAGTGGGCCGGCCGCGGCACCGGGGCAGGCGGAACCGCCAGCGACCGGATCCGCGGCCGAGAAGGTGCTGCTGGAGCGCGGGCGCTACTGGAAGAGCCGCAACCGCCCCGAGCTCGCCATGGAGGCGTTCGAGCGCCTGTTGCGGAGCAGCCCCACCCACCGCGAAGGCCTCCTCGAGCTCGGAATGCTGAAGGCCGAGCAGGGCGACATAGAGGGTGCGCGCCAGCTGTTGAGTCGCCTGCGCGCGGCCCATCCGCAGGCCGGCACGCAGATCACGCGCCTGGAGCAGGCGGTGCGGCGCGGCCAGGTCAGCCCCGCCGATGTCGCGCAGGCGCGCCAGCTGGCCGAAACCGGCCAGTACGACCGGGCAGCCCGCCAATACGAGCAGGCGTTCCGCGGCGACCCGACCGGCCCGTACGCGCTCGAATACTACCAGACCCTCGCCGGTTCGCCGGGCGGGTTCGACCGGGCGCGCAGCGGGCTGGAAGAGATCGTCAAGAGCACGAACGATCCGCGCGCGCGTCTCGCCCTGGCACGGGTGCTGACCTATCGCGAGTCGACGCGCCGCGAGGGCATAAAGCGGCTGGAGGAGCTCTCGCGGACGCCGGCCGTCGCGACCGATGCGGCCGCGGCGTGGCGACAGGCTGTGCTCTGGCTTTCGCTCGACGGGCGAGACCGGTCCTATTACCAAGCCTACCTCAACCGCTATCCCAACGACCGCGACGTCCAGGCGCGCCTGAGCGGCACGCGGACGCGCACAGCCACGGCTTCCGCACCCTCCGGCCCGCCGCCGTCCGTCCGCCGTCGGATGCAGGGCTTCGACGAGCTCAATCAGGGCGATCTGGCCGACGCCGAGGCGCGCTTCCAGGAGGCACTTCGCCTGAACCGCGGCGATTCCGACGCTCTTGCCGGACTCGGCATCGTCAGGTTGCGGCAAGAGCGCTTCAGCGAGGCATCGGAGCTTCTCGGCCGTGCCGTGAACAGCTCGCGCGCGACGCGCCAGCGCTACGGACAGGCTTACGAGAGCGCGCGCTTCTGGGCCGGAATGGAGCAGTCCGAGGCGGCGATGACAGCCGGCCGGTTGGACGAGGCCGAGCGGATCCTGACCGGCCTGGCACGCGGCAATTCGAGCGATGCGAGCGAGGCCCGGCGTGCGCTGGCCGATGTCCTGGTGCGTCAGGGCAAGGACGATGCGGCCGAACGCGAGTACCAGGCTGTCCTGCAGCGTGATCCGAACGACGTTCAGGCGATCAGCGGCCTGTTCAATCTCTATGTGGCTCAGAATCGCACGGATGCGGCGCTCGCGCTGTCGTCGCGGCTCGACCGTACGAACGTCGGCAGTGCGGGGCTCGGTGCCGAAGGCCGTGCCGAGGTCCTGCGGATGCAGGCCAAGCAGTACGAACTTGCGGGAGAGGGCGACGCGGCGTTCCGCATCTACCAGGATGCGGTCGTATCGGACCCGTCAAACCCCTGGGTGCGGCTCGATTTCGCCCGCTTCCTGGCACGCCAGGGCGAGCGAGGCCAGGCGCGCGAGATGGTGCAGTCGATGGTCGACGCGCCGGGTACGACCCCGGCGGCGCTGCATGCGGCCGCCATCTGGTACGACGAACAGGAGATGTCGACGGAGGCGATCTACGCCCTCGACCGCGTCCCCGTCGCAAGCCAGACCTCCGCGATGCGCGATCTGCGCTACCGGACATACATGAAGGCGCAGATCAACCGGGCGAAGGCCTTCGCCGAGGCCGGCCTGCCGCGCGAGTCGCAGCGGATCCTGGACGAGCTCTACCGCCTGCCGCCCCAGACCGTCGACAAGACGGCACGCGTCGCCAGCGCTATGGCGGATGTCGGGGACAGCCGGCGTGCACTCGCGATCCTCCGGCCGCACGTCTCGGGTGGCAACGCGAAGCCGGAGACGCAGCTTCAGTATGTGAACGTCCTGCTCAAGTCGGGCCAGGAGGCCGAAGCCGCCGCCTGGATCCGCTCGCTCGAGCAGAACGCGACGATGACGGCGCGGGAACGTCGCGAGCTCGCCGGCAAGTCGGCGGACCTGGCGGTGATGCAGGCAGACCGTGCGCGCGAGGCGGGCGCCTATGCCGACGCCTACGACATCCTCTATCCGCATCTCGCCCAGGATCCGAACAATGTGAACCTGCTGATGGCGTTGGGGCGGGTCTACGGGACAGCGGGCTATACCGAAGAGGCGCGGTCGGTCTATTCGACGGCGTTGGAGCTGAACCCGACCGACCTGAACGTGATCCGTGGGGCCGTCGGCGCCGCGATCGCGTCGCGCGACCATGATTACGCGACCAGCCTCCTGGGGCGGGCGTTGGAATGGTATCCGCGCGAGCCCCGCCTCTATTACCTCGTCGGAGAAGTGGCGCGCTCCGAGGGGGATATGGCAACGGCGCGTAAGTCGCTGGAGACGGCACGGGCACTGCGCGAACAGGAGATCGCCGCGGCGACCACCTCGATGGCCTCGCCGGCGGGCCGGGTGCCGTTGCCGAACAATCCGTTCCGCACCCTCTCGCCCGCCGTGCCGACTGCGGGCAACGCCAATCCGTTCCGCCCTGCGGGTGCAGGACGTAATCCCTTCTCGCGTCCCCAGGCGGCGCTTCCGGCGGAAGCCGGGCCGCAGACGGCATCCAGCGCGAAGCCCGTGCAGATCGCCTCGGCCGATCCGCGGGTGGATCTGGCCTACGTGCTTCCGCCGCCGCCGTCGGTTTCGGGACGCACGCCCAACACCAGTGCCGACCCGGCGATGCCGCCCTACCTGCAGAGCCAGGGGAGCTATCCGGCGGCCTATGTCCCGTACGTGCCGCCGACTGGCAGCTATGGCGCTCCCGCGCCTGCCGCCCGGCAGGCGCAGGCCCGCCCGCCGCAGACCTATCCCTCGCCGGCGGGCGACGGCTACGTGCCGCCGTTCATCGATCCGGCCTCGCGGGTGCAGCGGCAACCCGACAATCTGATGAGCGACATCCAGACCAGCCTCGCCCAGATCCGGCGTGAGACTGGGCCGTCCTTCGAAGGCGGGATTCGCTTCCGCGGCCGCGACGGCGACAGCGGCCTGGATCGGCTGACCGACATACAGGCGCCGATGAAGGCGACCTTCTCCCCCGGGGCGGGGCGACTGACCGCGACGCTGACGCCGACCTACCTGAATGCGGGCAACGTCAGCAGCGGCGATCTCGACCGCTTTGGCCTCAATCCCCTGCTGCCTCTGCTCGATCCGGGCAAACAGGACGCCGCGGGTGTCGGCGTCAACGTCGGCTACGGGATCGATGCGTTCTCGGTCGACCTCGGCGTCACTCCGCTCGGCTTCGACCTGATCAACCCGGTCGGCGGCGTAAGCTTTGCGCCGATGTTGGACCAGAATATCGGCCTGAAGTTCACGCTCGAGCAGCGCGCCGTGACCGACAGCCTTCTGTCCTATGCGGGCGCCGAAGACGCGAGGACCGAGGATCTCACCTGGGGTGGCGTGACCCGGAGGGGCGGTCGGGTGGAGTTGAACTATGACGACGGCGCCGTCGGCGCCTATGTCAACGGTGCCTACTACAAGCTGCAGGGCGAGGACACCGAGACGAACGACATGTTCGAGATGAATCTCGGCGCCTATTACCGGTTCATCCAGCGCCGGGACGAGGAACTGAAGGTCGGGGGTAGCCTGAGCTACTTCACCTACGACAAGAATCTGCGTTACTTCACGATGGGACACGGCGGTTACTTCAGTCCGCAGAGCTACGTGTCCTTCTCGGTGCCGGCGGAGTACATCGCACGGCGGGATCGTGTCACCTACATGATTGGCGGTGCCATTGGCATCCAGGATTGGGAGGAAGACGCGACGCCGGTGTTCCCGCACGACAGCGGCGCCCAGGCTGCGCTCGAGGATCGGGCACGGACCGATGCGAGTGCGATCACGACCTATGCCGCCGAGGACGACACCGGCATCGGTCTGAACGTCCGCGGCCAGATCGAGTATGAGGTCAACCGTCAGACGTCGATCGGCGCAGCCGCGAGCATGGACAGTGCGGCCGACTGGTTCGAGGCGACCGGCCTGATCTATCTGCGTCACACGCTCGGCGGGGATCGCTGA
- the bcsD gene encoding cellulose biosynthesis protein BcsD, with protein MTDVQSSLHYYGQRSCAEQWRAFLTEMVAEFYDQVEASAAEDFLFRVGTRVARSLPLPDCTSLPDLVSEINRVLWQIDWGWVEIEEAGPHLKVVHGAYPMVPMYQNAPDTWFVPVLEGLYTEWLNALGGRGLRARHAELPDSPYKPIVMLYGRHG; from the coding sequence ATGACCGACGTGCAGTCAAGCCTTCACTATTACGGCCAGCGGAGCTGCGCCGAGCAATGGCGCGCCTTTCTGACCGAGATGGTGGCGGAGTTCTACGATCAGGTCGAAGCATCCGCCGCCGAGGACTTCCTGTTCCGTGTCGGCACACGCGTGGCACGGTCGCTGCCCCTGCCGGACTGCACGTCGCTGCCGGATCTGGTTTCCGAGATCAACCGGGTCCTGTGGCAGATCGATTGGGGATGGGTCGAGATCGAGGAGGCGGGGCCGCATCTGAAGGTTGTCCACGGCGCCTATCCGATGGTCCCGATGTACCAGAACGCTCCGGACACTTGGTTCGTACCGGTTCTGGAAGGTCTCTATACCGAGTGGCTGAACGCATTGGGCGGACGCGGCCTGCGCGCGCGGCATGCCGAACTGCCGGACTCACCGTACAAGCCGATCGTGATGCTCTACGGCCGGCACGGCTGA
- a CDS encoding acyl-CoA dehydrogenase family protein, producing the protein MAATGFRFPKVDLGPEAEQLRADVRAFLAEELASGGFTPMADSWTSGYSAEFSRKLGAKGWLGMTWPKQYGGHELTALDRYVVTEELLSAGAPVALHWIADRQSGPLLLRFGTEEQRQSILPRIVRGECYFCIGMSEPDSGSDLASLRSSGKRVDGGWLVTGRKIWTSGAHLCDYMIALIRTSPRDDTARHDGLSQFLIDLKSKGISIRPISNIAGEAHFNEVLFEDVFVPDSMVVGNIGDGWKQVVSELAFERSGPERFLSSFVVLREGLREIGEMPNDGAAGSIGRLVAQLKALRRMSLGVNGLLQAGESPVAAAALVKEVGTRYERTVLEDMRQHIPYRPAGQSPDAYASVLRDGILHVPSATIRGGTNEVLKGIVARELGLR; encoded by the coding sequence ATGGCAGCCACTGGCTTCCGCTTTCCGAAAGTCGACCTGGGCCCCGAAGCGGAACAACTCCGCGCCGACGTCAGGGCTTTTCTGGCGGAAGAACTCGCCTCCGGCGGCTTCACCCCGATGGCGGACTCCTGGACGTCGGGCTACTCCGCCGAGTTCAGCCGCAAGCTGGGTGCCAAGGGTTGGTTGGGCATGACGTGGCCGAAGCAGTATGGCGGCCATGAGCTGACCGCGCTCGATCGCTACGTCGTCACCGAGGAACTGCTGTCGGCGGGCGCTCCGGTCGCTCTGCACTGGATCGCCGATCGCCAGAGCGGTCCGCTCCTGCTTCGCTTCGGCACCGAGGAGCAGCGGCAGTCGATCCTGCCGCGCATCGTCCGCGGCGAATGCTATTTCTGCATCGGCATGAGCGAACCGGACTCCGGGTCCGACCTCGCCTCGCTGCGGTCGAGCGGCAAGCGGGTCGATGGCGGCTGGCTGGTCACCGGTCGGAAGATCTGGACCAGCGGCGCGCACCTCTGCGACTACATGATCGCCCTGATCCGTACGTCGCCGCGCGACGACACGGCCCGCCACGACGGCCTCAGCCAGTTCCTGATCGACCTGAAGAGCAAGGGCATCTCGATCCGCCCGATCAGCAACATCGCGGGCGAAGCGCATTTCAATGAGGTCCTGTTCGAGGACGTGTTCGTGCCGGACTCGATGGTCGTCGGCAACATCGGCGACGGCTGGAAGCAGGTGGTCAGCGAACTCGCCTTCGAACGCAGCGGCCCGGAACGCTTCCTCAGCAGCTTCGTCGTCCTGCGCGAAGGCCTGCGCGAGATCGGCGAAATGCCGAACGACGGCGCTGCCGGCAGCATCGGCAGGCTGGTGGCCCAACTGAAGGCACTGCGGCGCATGTCGCTCGGCGTAAACGGCCTGCTGCAGGCGGGAGAATCCCCCGTCGCCGCCGCGGCACTCGTCAAGGAGGTGGGCACCCGGTACGAGCGGACCGTGTTGGAAGACATGCGTCAGCACATCCCGTACCGCCCGGCCGGCCAGTCTCCGGACGCCTATGCGTCCGTCCTGCGCGACGGCATCCTGCACGTTCCATCCGCGACCATCCGCGGTGGCACGAACGAAGTCCTCAAGGGCATCGTCGCCCGCGAACTCGGCCTGCGCTGA
- the dut gene encoding dUTP diphosphatase translates to MTPVAVEVERLDHARDLPLPAYATPQAAGMDLLAAVDAPVHLAPGARALIPTGLRIALPEGYEAQVRPRSGLALRHGVTVLNSPGTIDADYRGEIGVILANFGETACTIDRGMRIAQLVVAPVSHVRWVATETLDETPRGQGGFGSTGFR, encoded by the coding sequence GTGACGCCGGTCGCCGTCGAGGTCGAAAGGCTGGACCATGCGCGCGACCTGCCCCTGCCGGCCTATGCGACGCCGCAGGCGGCCGGCATGGATCTTCTCGCGGCCGTCGACGCTCCCGTCCATCTCGCGCCCGGCGCGCGGGCGCTGATCCCCACGGGACTTCGCATCGCCCTCCCCGAAGGCTATGAGGCTCAGGTTCGGCCGCGCTCCGGCCTTGCGCTGCGACACGGGGTCACGGTGCTGAACAGCCCGGGCACGATCGACGCCGACTATCGGGGCGAGATCGGCGTCATTCTCGCGAATTTCGGCGAGACGGCGTGCACCATCGACCGGGGAATGCGCATCGCTCAACTCGTCGTGGCTCCCGTTTCCCATGTCCGGTGGGTCGCGACCGAAACGCTCGACGAAACCCCGCGCGGCCAAGGTGGTTTCGGATCGACCGGGTTTCGCTGA